In Chitinophagaceae bacterium C216, the genomic stretch AAAACTCTCGGGAAAGAGTACACTGATGGAAAATTATCCGATCGATAAACTATCTATTTACATGCGGGAGCGTATTGTATTGCCCCTGCTTACCATTCAGCAGTATGCGTTGAGTAAATTAAGAGAGTTGGAGGCTAGTGACAGCGAGTCGGCTGCAGAATTGAAGGAAGTATACGGTAAGCTAGTTATGCGTTGTTCTTTCGGAATTATCAATGCTGGAAGAAACTCAGCATAGATTACAACCGCTCAGTTTTTCAAACTAACATAAAATAAGAAAGCTGCATATGTAAGATATGCAGCTTTTTTTATGATATATGAAGATCAAATCTAGCTTACAGAATCAACAACGCATCTCCATAACTAAAGAATCGGTATTTGTCTTTGATCGCCTTTTTATAGGCCTCCATGGTAAGTTCATAACCGGCAAAAGCGCTGGTCATAATCAGCAGACTGGTTTTCGGTAAATGGAAGTTCGTAACCATAGCATCTGCGATGCTGAAGTCATACGGAGGATGAATAAACATGTTGGTCCACCCTTCTGAGGGTTTCAGTAATTTTTGTGCGGTAAAAGACGACTCCAGCGCACGCATGGTAGTGGTGCCAATAGCGCAGATACGATGACCTGTTTCTTTAGCTTTGTTTACAATCTTACATGCCTGCTCGTCGATGCGATAGTACTCGGCATCCATCTTGTGCTTGCTGAGGTCTTCCACCTCGATGGGTCTAAAGGTGCCCAGTCCTGTATGCAGGGTGATTTCGGCAAAGCGGATACCTTTAATCTCCAAGCGCTTAATCAACTCACGACTGAAGTGGAGACCGGCAGTGGGAGCTGCTACGGCGCCTTCGTATTTAGCGTAAACGGTTTGATAGCGTTCTTTATCTTCTTCTTCTGGTTTACGCTTAATGTATTTAGGCAATGGTGTTTCTCCTAGAGCCTGTAATTGGGCTCTGAAACTATCCTCATCACCTTCCCATAAAAACTTGATGGTTCTACCACGGCTGGTAGTGTTGTCAATCACTTCTGCAACCAGCTCTTCGTTTTCCCCAAAGTAAAGCTTGTTACCCACGCGGATTTTACGTGCCGGGTCTACAATAACGTCCCAGAGGCGGTTGGGCTTATTCAGCTCGCGCAGCAGGAAAACCTCGATTTTGGCACCTGTTTTCTCCTTGCGGCCATACATTCTGGCCGGGAATACTTTGGTGTTATTTACAACAAATACATCCTTATCGTCAAAATACTCTAGAATGTCGCGGAAGTATCTGTTTTCAATTTGCCCTGTCTGACGATGCACCACCATCATTCTGGCATCTTCTCTTTTTTTCGCGGGGTACTGTGCAATAAGGTTCAGGGGAAGATCAAAGTGAAATTGTGAAAGCTTCATGTATCGATTTTCTTTTTTAAGGTCAAAACCTGTAAAAGCAGTAGAACGAAGCTCACGGTACGTAGTAAAGTTACCCGTATAAGGTATTTTACAATCCCGAGCCCCGGTCTTACGGCACCGGTTTTCGAATTTGTGGCTGCAAAGGTAGTATATTTTGATGTTTAAATGAAAATTTTTTAAAATTATAACAGAGGGTTGTGAGTACTTTTTTTTTATATAAAAAGAACTCGGTGCCTGAATGCGCATAAATTCTGAAAGTATTGGCATTTTGGAGGGCTAAATCATTATCTTGGCCCCTGGCTATAGGCCTCTGTGGAATGGAAGTATCGGATCAAGAGTTTTTAAGCAAGGTGGGTATAGGATATGATGACCTCCGTAGGCGAGGAGGCCATTCCAAAGCTCTCGGGGGTAAGAATAGGTGCGAGTGGGTAATCTGCAGAGGAGAGTATTTCGAGGAATCTAAAATTGATGGTTTTTGATGAAGGTCCAAAAAGGGGTATTATTACTGTTCTTATCTCTTCTACATTTTTATGCTAATGCCCAAGTGCAGCGCACCCG encodes the following:
- the queA_2 gene encoding S-adenosylmethionine:tRNA ribosyltransferase-isomerase; the encoded protein is MKLSQFHFDLPLNLIAQYPAKKREDARMMVVHRQTGQIENRYFRDILEYFDDKDVFVVNNTKVFPARMYGRKEKTGAKIEVFLLRELNKPNRLWDVIVDPARKIRVGNKLYFGENEELVAEVIDNTTSRGRTIKFLWEGDEDSFRAQLQALGETPLPKYIKRKPEEEDKERYQTVYAKYEGAVAAPTAGLHFSRELIKRLEIKGIRFAEITLHTGLGTFRPIEVEDLSKHKMDAEYYRIDEQACKIVNKAKETGHRICAIGTTTMRALESSFTAQKLLKPSEGWTNMFIHPPYDFSIADAMVTNFHLPKTSLLIMTSAFAGYELTMEAYKKAIKDKYRFFSYGDALLIL